The DNA region GGCGGCGACGAAGAGCACCTTGGCGCCTTCGGCCGTGTCCCAGGTCTGGATGTCCAGGTCGCGGCGGGCCGGGGCCTTGCCGTCCAGTTCGCTGATGGATTCGAGTTTCGGCGGCTCATCGGCCTCGGCGGCCTGGGCCGGCGGGGTGCGGTCGACGACGATGAACAGCAGGACGCCCAGCAGGGCGATCAGGGCCAGGCCGAGCAGGCCGTATCGCAGGCCGTTGCGCTCACTCATGGCTAGCCTCCTCGGGCAGGACGTGGGCGACGCTCAGGCGGTCGCGGGTGAAGAAGGTCTTGGCGGCGGCCTGGATGTCGGCCGGGGTCACGGCTTCCAGGGCGGCGAGGTCCTGGTCCATCAGCTTCCAGGACAGGCCGACGGTTTCCAGCTGGCCGATGGTGGTGGCCTGGCTGGTGATGGAGTCGCGTTCGTAGACCAGCCCGGCGATCACCTGGGCACGCACGCGCTTGAGTTCCTCGTCGCTCGGCGGGTTGTTCTTGAGGTCTTCCAGCTCCTTCCACAGGCCGGCTTCGGTCTGCTCCAGGGTCTTGCCCTTTTGCACGTTGGGCGTGGCGCTGAGCATGAACAGGCTGTCGCCGCGCGGGTAGCCGTCGTAGTTGGCCGAGGCGCCGCTGACCAGCTCCTCGCCACGCTCCAGGCGGCTGGGCAGGCGGGCGCTGTAGCCGCCATCGAGCAGCGCGGAGATCAGGCGCAGGGCGTGGACCTGGCGGGGCTCCTTGGCGGTGGCGAGACCGGGGACGTTGAAGCCCATGATCAGGCTCGGCAGCTGGGTCTTCACGTGCAGGACGATGCGGCGCTCACCCGGTGCGGCGAGCTCCAGGGGCTTCTTCGAGGGCGGTACGGCGCGGCCGGGGATGCCGCCGAACCAGCGCTGGGCCAGGGCCTTGACCTCTTCGCCCTTGACGTCGCCGACCACCACCAGGGTGGCGTTGTTGGGCACGTACCAGGATTCGTACCAGTGGCGCAGTTCCTCGACCTTCATGCGGTCCAGGTCGGCCATCCAGCCGATGGTGGGGGTGTGGTAGCCGCTGGCGGGATAGGCCATGGCCTTGAAGCGCTCGAAGGCCTTGGCGGTGGGGCGGTCGTCGGTGCGCAGGCGGCGCTCTTCCTTGATCACCTCGATCTCGCGCTCGAACTCTTCCGGCGGCAGGCGCAGGCTGGCCATGCGGTCGGCCTCGAGCTCGAAGGCGACGCTCAGGCGGTCGCGCGCCAGGACCTGGTAATAGGCGGTGTAGTCGTCGCTGGTGAAGGCGTTCTCCTCGGCACCGAGGTCGCGCAGCACCAGGGAAGCCTCGCCCGGGCCGAGCTTGCGGCTGCCCTTGAACATCATGTGTTCGAGGGCGTGGGAGAGGCCGCTCTGGCCCGGGGTCTCGTAGCTGGAGCCGACCTTGTACCAGAGCTGGGAAACTACCACCGGGGCCCTGTGGTCTTCTCTGACGACGATTTTCAGGCCGTTTTCGAGGGTGTATTCATGGGTGGGTTGGGATTCTGCGGCATGGGCGGCTATCGGCAGACAAAGGGCGCCGAACAGCAAGCCGGCGGCGTGGCGGGCAATCGCTTTCATCGATGTTTTTGACCTTTCGGACGGCCCCGGCGGACGTACCGCCTGCGGGCGAAGAGGTGCTAGGATACTCCATCCCTTTCCGGCACGGCGACGCTACCGGGCCAGGCCCAGAGCGGCCGCTCCTTGAGATACAAGCTACCCATGTTTGGTTCCAACGACGACAAGAAGACGCCGGCCGAGGCCGCTGAGAAAAAATCACTGTTCGGCTGGCTGCGCAAGAAACCGCAGGAAGCGGCTCCCGTGCCGCCCGCAGAACCCGTCCCATCCGAGCTGCCTCCCGTCGAGGCGGAGCCCGTGGCACCTGCGCCCGTGGCGGAACCCGTTGCCGAGGTGGCACCCGCCGCCCCGCCGGTCGAGCCGCAGCCCGAGCCCACCCCCGCTGCGCCGCAGCCGCCGGTGGACCTGGCGCCGGTCCCGGCCGAGCCTGTTGCACCTGCACCTGCACCTGCACCTGCACCTGCACCTGCACCTGCACCTGCAGCGCCGGTCGAGCCTGTCGTCAGCGCCCCCGCGCCGACCGCCGAGCTCGCCCCGGCGCCGGTTGTCGAGGCTCCTGTTCCGGCTGCCGAGCCCGCCGTCGACGCGCCTGCCGCCGCACCGGCCCAGCCGCAGCCCGTGGCCGAAGCCGCCAAGGCCGGTTTCTTCGCCCGCCTCAAGCAGGGCCTGTCGAAGACCAGCGCCAGCCTGGGCGAGGGCATGGCCAGCCTGTTCCTCGGGCGCAAGGCCATCGACGATGACCTGCTCGACGAGATCGAGACCCGCCTGCTGACCGCCGACGTCGGCGTCGAGGCCACCACCGCCATCGTCCAGAGCCTGACCCAGAAGGTCGCGCGCAAGCAGCTGGCCGACAGCGACGCCCTGTACAAGGCCCTGCAGGACGAACTCGCCGCGCTGCTCAAGCCGGTCGAGCAGCCCCTGCGGATCGATGCCGGTAAGCGCCCCTACGTGATCCTCGTGGTCGGCGTGAACGGCGTCGGCAAGACCACCACCATCGGCAAGCTGGCCAAGAAGCTGCAGCTCGAAGGCAAGAAGGTCATGCTCGCCGCCGGCGACACTTTCCGCGCCGCAGCCGTTGAGCAGCTGCAGGTCTGGGGCGAGCGCAACAACATCGCCGTCATCGCCCAGCACACCGGTGCCGATTCCGCCTCGGTTATCTTCGATGCCGTGCAGGCCGCCAAGGCCCGTGGCATCGACGTGCTGATCGCCGACACCGCCGGCCGCCTGCACACCAAGGACAACCTCATGGAGGAGCTGAAGAAGGTGCGCCGCGTGATCGGCAAGCAGGACGAGAGCGCCCCCCACGAGGTGCTGCTGGTGCTGGATGCCGGCACCGGCCAGAACGCCATCAACCAGGCCAAGCAGTTCCACCAGGCGGTCAGCCTTTCCGGCCTGGCGCTGACCAAGCTCGACGGCACCGCCAAGGGCGGGGTGATCTTCGCCCTGGCCAAGCAGTTCGGCCTGCCGATCCGCTACATCGGCGTCGGCGAGGGCATCGACGACCTGCGCGATTTCGAGGCCGAGTCCTTCGTTCGCGCGCTGTTCGCGGAGCGGGAGCGCGCATGATCCGTTTCGAGCAGGTGGGCAAGCGGTACCCCAACGGCCACGTCGGCCTGCATGAACTGAGCTTCCGCGTACGCCGTGGCGAGTTCCTCTTCGTCACCGGCCACTCCGGCGCCGGCAAGAGCACCCTGCTGCGCCTGCTGCTCGCCATGGAGCGCCCGACCACCGGCAAGCTCCTGCTGGCGGGCCAGGACCTGTCGCAGATCACCACCTCGCAGATCCCCTTCCTGCGCCGGCAGATAGGCGTGGTGTTCCAGAACCACCAGCTGCTGTTCGACCGCACCGTGTTCGACAACGTCGCCCTGCCGTTGCAGATCCTCGGCCTCGCCAAGCCGGAGATCGCCAAGCGCGTCGGCGTGGCGCTGGAGCGTGTCTCCCTGGCCGACAAGGCCGAGCTCTACCCGGCCGATCTTTCCACCGGCCAGCAACAGCGCGTCGGCATCGCCCGCGCCGTGGTGCACCGTCCGGCCCTGCTGCTGGCGGACGAGCCCACCGGCAACCTCGACCCGCGCCTGGCGGCCGAGATCATGGGCGTCTTCGAGGACATCAATCGCTTGGGCACCACGGTTCTGATCGCCAGCCACGACCTGGCGCTGATCGCCCGCATGCGCCATCGCATGCTCACCCTGCAACGTGGTCGCCTGATCGGCGATGGGGAGGCCGGCTGATGAGCGCGACCCGCATGCCGCCACCCAAGCCCGCCGAGCGGGTGGGCGCAACCGCCAAGCCGACCGAGCCGCAGAAGGGCGGCGACGACGGCCCTGATTTCAGTGCCCTGCTGCACGCCTGGCTGGAGGCGCATCGCGCAAGCCTGGTGGACAGCCTGCGTCGACTGGGCCGCCAGCCCATCGGCAGCTTCTTCACCAGCCTGGTGATGGCCATCGCCCTGAGCCTGCCCATGGGCCTGTCGCTGCTGCTCAACAACGTCGAGCGCCTGGGTGGTTCCTGGCAGCGCGCCGCGCAGATCTCGCTGTTCCTGCAGATGGACGCCGGCGAGGCCGACGGCCAGAAGCTGCGCGAGGAGATCAGCGGCATGGCGGATGTCGCCGAGGTCGAGTGGATCAGCCGCGAGCAGGCGCTGGACGAATTCCAGCAGCAGTCCGGCCTGGGCCAGGCGCTCAAGGAACTGCCGGAGAACCCGCTGCCCGGGGTGATCCTGGTCACCCCCAGGGAAGTCGACAAGACCACCCTCGAGGCCCTGCGCCTGCGCCTGGCCGAGCTGCCCAAGGTGCAACAGGCCCAGCTCGACCTGGTCTGGGTGGAGCGCCTGTCGGCGATCCTCAAGCTGGGCGAGCGCTTCGTCTTCGGCCTGACCCTGCTGCTGGTGTCGGCGCTGCTGCTGGTGATCGGCAACACCATCCGTCTGCACATCGAGAACCGCCGCACCGAGATCGAAGTCATCAAGCTGGTAGGTGGAACCGATGCCTACGTACGGCGTCCCTTCCTTTATATGGGGGCGCTCTACGGCATTGGCGCCGGCCTGCTCTCCTGGCTGGTGCTGGCCTTCGGCCTGGACTGGCTGAATGACGCGGTGGTCCGACTCGCCGGCCTCTATGGCAGCGACTTCGCCCTCGGCGGCGTGCCCTTGGCCGATGGTCTGTCCTTGCTGCTGGGCGCCGTGCTGCTGGGCTACATTGGCGCCTGGTTGGCCGTGGCGCGTCATCTGAGCGAGCTCGCGCCCCGCTAGAAACGCTTCGGGAAAGGCTGCTCCCGATGGGGTGTAACGAAACTTTTACGCCCCCTTGCAGTCATAAAAGCCAGTGCTAAACTGCGCGAGCTTAGTGAATCGGAGGATTCGCATGACCACTTCCCTGCAACCTGTCTATGCCCTGGCTCCCGGTGCGAACCTGGATGCCTACGTGCATGCGGTCAACGGCATCCCGCTGCTGACCCCCGATCAGGAGCGCGAACTGGCCGAACGCCTCTTCTACCAACAGGATCTGGAAGCGGCGCGGCAAATGGTGTTGGCGCACCTGCGCTTCGTTGTACACATCGCCAAGAGCTACTCCGGCTATGGTCTGGCCCAGGCCGACCTGATCCAGGAAGGCAACGTCGGCCTGATGAAGGCCGTGAAACGCTTCAACCCGGAAATGGGCGTGCGTCTGGTGTCCTTCGCGGTGCACTGGATCAAGGCCGAGATCCACGAGTTCATCCTGCGCAACTGGCGCATCGTCAAGGTCGCCACCACCAAGGCGCAGCGCAAACTGTTCTTCAACCTGCGCAGCCAGAAGAAACGCCTGGCCTGGCTGAACAACGACGAAGTCCACGCCGTGGCCGAGAGCCTGGGCGTGGAGCCGCATGAAGTGCGGGAGATGGAAAGCCGGCTGACCGGCCACGACATGGCGTTCGACCCGGCGGCGGATGCCGACGACGACACCGCCTACCAGTCGCCGGCCCACTACCTGGAAGACCACCGCTACGACCCGGCCCGCCAACTGGAGGAAGCGGACTGGAGCGACAGCTCCACCGCCAGCCTGCACGAAGCGCTGGAAGGCCTGGACGAGCGCAGCCGTGACATCCTCAACCAGCGTTGGTTGGCCGAGGAGAAAGCGACCCTGCATGACCTGGCCGCGAAGTACAACGTCTCCGCCGAGCGTATCCGTCAGCTGGAGAAGAATGCGATGAACAAGCTCAAGGGCTTCATCCAGGCGTAAGCCAGCGACCCCATCCAAGCCGCCCCCTCGGGCGGCTTTTTTCTGCCCGGAGCGAACCATGCCGATGCCCCCACTCCGTCCGCGACACTGGCTGTTGTTCGTCCTGGTCGCAGCGGCCTTCTTCTCCCTGGCGCTGTGGATGCAGCGCGGTGGCGAGTCCGGCACGCCGCTGGCCTGGGTGAGCGCCTGGCAGCAGCCGTTGCTGGAGCCCATGGCCGAGGGC from Pseudomonas tohonis includes:
- a CDS encoding M16 family metallopeptidase, translated to MKAIARHAAGLLFGALCLPIAAHAAESQPTHEYTLENGLKIVVREDHRAPVVVSQLWYKVGSSYETPGQSGLSHALEHMMFKGSRKLGPGEASLVLRDLGAEENAFTSDDYTAYYQVLARDRLSVAFELEADRMASLRLPPEEFEREIEVIKEERRLRTDDRPTAKAFERFKAMAYPASGYHTPTIGWMADLDRMKVEELRHWYESWYVPNNATLVVVGDVKGEEVKALAQRWFGGIPGRAVPPSKKPLELAAPGERRIVLHVKTQLPSLIMGFNVPGLATAKEPRQVHALRLISALLDGGYSARLPSRLERGEELVSGASANYDGYPRGDSLFMLSATPNVQKGKTLEQTEAGLWKELEDLKNNPPSDEELKRVRAQVIAGLVYERDSITSQATTIGQLETVGLSWKLMDQDLAALEAVTPADIQAAAKTFFTRDRLSVAHVLPEEASHE
- the ftsY gene encoding signal recognition particle-docking protein FtsY → MFGSNDDKKTPAEAAEKKSLFGWLRKKPQEAAPVPPAEPVPSELPPVEAEPVAPAPVAEPVAEVAPAAPPVEPQPEPTPAAPQPPVDLAPVPAEPVAPAPAPAPAPAPAPAPAAPVEPVVSAPAPTAELAPAPVVEAPVPAAEPAVDAPAAAPAQPQPVAEAAKAGFFARLKQGLSKTSASLGEGMASLFLGRKAIDDDLLDEIETRLLTADVGVEATTAIVQSLTQKVARKQLADSDALYKALQDELAALLKPVEQPLRIDAGKRPYVILVVGVNGVGKTTTIGKLAKKLQLEGKKVMLAAGDTFRAAAVEQLQVWGERNNIAVIAQHTGADSASVIFDAVQAAKARGIDVLIADTAGRLHTKDNLMEELKKVRRVIGKQDESAPHEVLLVLDAGTGQNAINQAKQFHQAVSLSGLALTKLDGTAKGGVIFALAKQFGLPIRYIGVGEGIDDLRDFEAESFVRALFAERERA
- the ftsE gene encoding cell division ATP-binding protein FtsE; translation: MIRFEQVGKRYPNGHVGLHELSFRVRRGEFLFVTGHSGAGKSTLLRLLLAMERPTTGKLLLAGQDLSQITTSQIPFLRRQIGVVFQNHQLLFDRTVFDNVALPLQILGLAKPEIAKRVGVALERVSLADKAELYPADLSTGQQQRVGIARAVVHRPALLLADEPTGNLDPRLAAEIMGVFEDINRLGTTVLIASHDLALIARMRHRMLTLQRGRLIGDGEAG
- the ftsX gene encoding permease-like cell division protein FtsX — encoded protein: MSATRMPPPKPAERVGATAKPTEPQKGGDDGPDFSALLHAWLEAHRASLVDSLRRLGRQPIGSFFTSLVMAIALSLPMGLSLLLNNVERLGGSWQRAAQISLFLQMDAGEADGQKLREEISGMADVAEVEWISREQALDEFQQQSGLGQALKELPENPLPGVILVTPREVDKTTLEALRLRLAELPKVQQAQLDLVWVERLSAILKLGERFVFGLTLLLVSALLLVIGNTIRLHIENRRTEIEVIKLVGGTDAYVRRPFLYMGALYGIGAGLLSWLVLAFGLDWLNDAVVRLAGLYGSDFALGGVPLADGLSLLLGAVLLGYIGAWLAVARHLSELAPR
- the rpoH gene encoding RNA polymerase sigma factor RpoH, producing MTTSLQPVYALAPGANLDAYVHAVNGIPLLTPDQERELAERLFYQQDLEAARQMVLAHLRFVVHIAKSYSGYGLAQADLIQEGNVGLMKAVKRFNPEMGVRLVSFAVHWIKAEIHEFILRNWRIVKVATTKAQRKLFFNLRSQKKRLAWLNNDEVHAVAESLGVEPHEVREMESRLTGHDMAFDPAADADDDTAYQSPAHYLEDHRYDPARQLEEADWSDSSTASLHEALEGLDERSRDILNQRWLAEEKATLHDLAAKYNVSAERIRQLEKNAMNKLKGFIQA